Proteins encoded in a region of the Eubalaena glacialis isolate mEubGla1 unplaced genomic scaffold, mEubGla1.1.hap2.+ XY scaffold_350, whole genome shotgun sequence genome:
- the LOC133083301 gene encoding double homeobox protein 4-like protein 4 — MTLVPGKGNSSSEEYRAVVGRLSRPSRRRRLVLRLSQKDTLQALFQQNPYPGITTRERLARELGIPESRIQVWFQNQRRRRLKQSRLLSENAFKGGQSQPLRPPPPQTLTRGAASGCCVGHPLMFIVVQPSLAALQGCQNPQPLPATVPWGEGTHAVIASGQPAQGAILPPAPPETHFWQQQATSSEETSPQLEQQTQHSALLGSSSRLDELLSDADILDKAGPLPNADAEEEELAATLEAPLSEEEFQALLDMLPGSPVPQA; from the exons GCCGACTCTCAAGACCATCGCGAAGGAGGAGGCTGGTTCTGAGGCTGAGTCAGAAGGACACCCTGCAAGCACTCTTTCAACAGAACCCCTACCCCGGGATAACGACCAGAGAACGGCTGGCGCGAGAACTGGGCATTCCAGAAAGCAGAATTCAG GTTTGGTTTCAAAACCAACGAAGAAGACGCCTAAAGCAGAGCCGATTGCTGTCGGAGAATGCCTTCAAAGGAGGGCAGTCGCAGCCGCTGCGGCCACCACCACCTCAGACTTTGACTCGAG GGGCTGCCTCTGGGTGCTGTGTGGGCCACCCGTTGATGTTCATCGTGGTCCAGCCCAGCCTGGCAGCACTTCAGGGATGCCAGAACCCACAGCCTCTTCCGGCCACAGTTCCGTGGGGCGAAGGGACACATGCTGTCATCGCCAGTGGGCAGCCTGCCCAGGGGGCCATCTTGCCGCCTGCACCGCCAGAGACACACTTCTGGCAGCAGCAGGCAACCTCAAGTGAAGAGACATCTCCCCAGCTGGAGCAACAGACCCAGCACTCAGCCCTTCTAGGCTCCTCAAGCCGCCTGGACGAACTCTTGTCAGACGCGGACATTCTGGACAAGGCAGGCCCTTTGCCGAATGCGGACGCAGAGGAAGAGGAACTTGCGGCAACCCTGGAAGCCCCCCTCAGCGAGGAAGAATTCCAGGCCTTGCTCGACATGCTGCCAGGCTCCCCAGTGCCACAGGCTTAG